The following coding sequences are from one Gadus morhua chromosome 10, gadMor3.0, whole genome shotgun sequence window:
- the tmco6 gene encoding transmembrane and coiled-coil domain-containing protein 6, with the protein MWRLSSVRHKAVPQGRSLEEFKLKRREHEKVLRSARKDNLLVSKRLLLCEDEDETPMDAASGDQVVHLVQKLQQSGQEKETHLKALSGSLRNPSAQTVFIKHENSMHLLVGLLSGSQAQWRLLALQCLHELSQSHQPNVTLACVPATPYLLTYLSGQSTKLTELCLYTLGNLCPGSDVVRDKLLAQGIIPALKNCMESQRSNLAVVEAVGFTLSQLLQAKDAAEKITPAVLASGLPSLLRSVLSPDPQFGLAPAIECAWCLHYLTCSTVGSSALRADGTLSRCSSLLVALGGAVSKGTKEEGMELLVWPLLRSVGNLLSSGPPGDMGSQGGDLLPALCALARAFLPSHPALALESAWVLNNLTADSSELCAALLDLNLVPELIQLLPFSQGINTMLLRVLGNVAHQTNRSCSQLARAGLVPALCATLRMSEPDVVALSLEVLFMLVAGCPQAAEEFVGQNGVALLEAVQYNGDGEIRQRAAHLLEHHLPAHLL; encoded by the exons TGCTACGGAGTGCTCGGAAAGACAACCTGCTGGTCAGCAAGAGGCTCCTGCTGTGTGAAGATGAGGACGAGACGCCCATGGATGCTGCTTCAGGGGACCAG GTGGTCCATCTAGTCCAGAAACTCCAGCAGAGCGGACAGGAGAAGGAGACTCATCTGAAAGCTCTGAGCGGTTCTCTGCGAAACCCATCGGCCCAGACAGTCTTCATAAA GCATGAGAACAGCATGCATCTACTAGTAGGGCTCCTGAGTGGCTCCCAGGCTCAGTGGCGTCTGCTGGCCCTCCAGTGTCTCCACGAGCTGTCCCAGTCCCACCAGCCCAACGTGACCCTGGCTTGTGTGCCCGCCACCCCTTACCTGCTCACCTACCTGTCCGGCCAAAGCACCAAGCTGACA gaGCTTTGTCTCTACACACTGGGTAATCTGTGTCCAGGCAGCGATGTTGTAAGAGACAAACTCTTGGCCCAAGGGATCATACCTGCCCTCAAGAATTGCATGGAG agccAGCGTTCCAACCTAGCCGTAGTGGAAGCCGTAGGTTTCACTCTCTCCCAGCTGCTTCAGGCGAAGGACGCAGCGGAGAAGATAACACC GGCGGTGCTAGCCTCAGGCCTGCCTTCACTCCTGAGGTCTGTGCTGTCCCCTGACCCCCAGTTCGGCCTGGCTCCGGCCATCGAGTGTGCTTGGTGTCTTCACTACCTCACCTGCAG TACCGTGGGCAGCTCCGCCCTGAGAGCTGACGGGACCCTGTCAAGGTGCAGTTCTCTATTAGTGGCCCTAGGGGGTGCTGTTTCTAAAGGCACCAAAGAAGAAGGCATGGAACTG TTAGTCTGGCCACTTCTGCGCTCTGTGGGCAATCTGCTCTCGTCTGGTCCTCCGGGGGACATGGGCTCCCAGGGGGGCGACCTCCTGCCTGCGTTGTGCGCTCTTGCTCGGGCCTTCCTGCCTTCCCATCCAGCCCTGGCCCTGGAGAGCGCCTGGGTCCTCAACAACCTAACAG CTGACTCCAGCGAGCTCTGCGCTGCGCTGCTGGATCTCAACCTGGTTCCAGAACTGATTCAGCTCCTGCCTTTCTCTCAAGGAATCAACACAATG CTCCTTCGGGTTCTGGGTAACGTTGCCCACCAGACTAACCGGTCCTGCTCCCAGCTGGCCCGTGCTGGGCTGGTGCCCGCCCTGTGTGCTACTCTCAGGATGTCTGAGCCGGACGTGGTGGCTCTGAGCCTGGAGGTCCTCTTCATGCTGGTAGCAGGTTGCCCACAA GCCGCGGAGGAGTTTGTGGGGCAGAACGGCGTAGCGCTGCTCGAAGCTGTCCAGTATAACGGCGACGGAGAGATCCGGCAGAGAGCGGCGCACCTCCTGGAGCACCACCTACCAGCACACCTCCTGTAG